The Mauremys mutica isolate MM-2020 ecotype Southern chromosome 1, ASM2049712v1, whole genome shotgun sequence genome has a segment encoding these proteins:
- the SMIM30 gene encoding small integral membrane protein 30 translates to MAFLGNTPKLFVVLISLVLMLPVVEALDSGDAIALLLGIVLTIIGFCACLGLYARKRNGQL, encoded by the coding sequence ATGGCTTTTCTTGGGAACACCCCAAAACTCTTTGTGGTCCTCATTTCACTGGTGCTTATGCTGCCTGTGGTTGAAGCCCTGGATTCTGGAGACGCAATTGCTCTCTTGCTAGGCATAGTTCTCACTATCATTGGATTCTGTGCCTGTCTAGGCTTATATGCCAGGAAAAGAAATGGACAGCTATGA
- the GPR85 gene encoding probable G-protein coupled receptor 85 yields the protein MANYSHAADNILQNLSPLTAFLKLTSLGFIIGVSVVGNLLISILLVKDKTLHRAPYYFLLDLCCSDILRSAICFPFVFTSVKNGSTWTYGTLTCKVIAFLGVLSCFHTAFMLFCISVTRYLAIAHHRFYTKRLTFWTCLAVICMVWTLSVAMAFPPVLDVGTYSFIREEDQCTFQHRSFRANDSLGFMLLLALILLATQLVYLKLIFFVHDRRKMKPVQFVAAVSQNWTFHGPGASGQAAANWLAGFGRGPTPPTLLGIRQNATTTSRRRLLVLDEFKMEKRISRMFYIMTFLFLTLWGPYLVACYWRVFARGPVIPGGFLTAAVWMSFAQAGINPFVCIFSNRELRRCFSTTLLYCRKSRLPREPYCVI from the coding sequence ATGGCGAACTACAGCCATGCAGCTGACAACATTTTACAAAATCTCTCTCCTTTAACAGCCTTTCTGAAACTGACTTCATTGGGTTTCATAATAGGAGTCAGTGTGGTGGGTAACCTTCTGATCTCCATTTTGCTAGTCAAAGATAAGACCTTGCATAGAGCTCCTTACTACTTCCTGTTGGATCTTTGCTGCTCAGACATCCTCAGATCTGCTATTTGTTTCCCGTTTGTTTTCACCTCTGTAAAAAATGGCTCTACTTGGACGTATGGGACTCTTACTTGCAAAGTGATTGCCTTTTTGGGGGTTTTATCCTGCTTCCACACTGCTTTCATGCTGTTCTGCATAAGTGTCACCAGGTACTTAGCTATTGCCCACCACCGGTTTTATACAAAAAGGCTGACCTTCTGGACTTGTTTGGCAGTTATCTGTATGGTGTGGACCCTTTCTGTAGCTATGGCTTTCCCCCCAGTTTTAGACGTGGGCACCTACTCATTCATTAGGGAGGAAGACCAATGCACCTTTCAGCATCGTTCTTTCAGGGCCAATGATTCTTTGGGATTTATGCTTCTTCTTGCCCTTATCCTCCTAGCCACACAGCTTGTCTACCTCAAGCTGATATTTTTTGTTCATGATCGCAGGAAAATGAAGCCAGTCCAGTTCGTTGCCGCGGTGAGCCAGAACTGGACTTTTCATGGTCCTGGAGCCAGTGGGCAAGCAGCAGCTAATTGGCTGGCTGGATTTGGAAGGGGTCCCACACCACCAACCTTGCTGGGAATCAGGCAAAATGCAACTACCACCAGCAGGAGAAGGCTACTGGTCTTAGATGAGTTCAAAATGGAAAAGCGAATCAGCAGAATGTTTTACATTATGACATTCCTCTTTCTGACCTTGTGGGGTCCCTATTTGGTAGCCTGTTACTGGAGAGTTTTTGCAAGAGGGCCTGTCATACCAGGGGGATTTCTAACGGCTGCTGTCTGGATGAGTTTTGCCCAGGCTGGAATCAATCCTTTTGTCTGCATTTTCTCCAACAGGGAGCTGAGGCGCTGTTTCAGTACAACCCTTCTTTACTGCAGAAAATCCAGGTTACCAAGGGAACCTTACTGTGTTATATGA